Proteins from one Chitinophaga oryzae genomic window:
- a CDS encoding non-ribosomal peptide synthetase: protein MLPFNFGNLTLVDAILESIKNPETGILFIKPNRKEVFLSYAALYQNACMMLYHLQAHDVKKGDDIIFQLDDNEHLLCLFWACLLGGIRPIPVSFSNQQNFLQKVVNIRKTLNGAAVVVEKKNSVILYDFFRQETDTANSCHDGVLIYEDLAADAPQGDAATILPADIAFIQYSSGSTGTPKGVVLTHANLIANVTDIIDRSAITGADVQLSWMPLTHDMGMICFHLAGIVAGINQILMPANLFVKDPLSWMELTHRKRATLLYSPNFGYHYLTAAMDAGTDYGWDLKCIRLIYNGAELISEEVVGNFMRALSRYGLAENVMYPGYGLAEASVSVSLGTPGETPVWVLVDRRSLNTGERVVFPPEEEAGSGFNVKFASLGYPMRTCRLQVCADDDKVLPDDCVGHIQIKGDNVTDGYYHNETETRKKFTTDGWLRTGDIGFLHKGRLVVIGRYSNIIIINGQNYYPEDIQRIADKILGDKPGRCVAAAYREIGDPTDKLILFVVVKSSLEAFAKNAAVLRRRMSEEAELVIHDVVPVRKIPKTTSGKIQVFQLLENFRSGVYHKDHTRLVSLMEQENNDLLAPGSISALFEEVTGKRPPDIDADIWNTGLNSLHAVSFASRLGAKFGVSVKISDLFIHSTFAAIGRFVQGAERCDGPDIPKSPLTASFPLSEGQKRLYHFYQLRGQAFNNTILQIAEVSGELDISYLEKALQYLINRHESLRTVFTDDDGEVRQNTREKREQSFTLKLMDLTRNTAVACSDAIWAEQQVPFSLEKGPLLRAVLIRTAADRYTFLLHVHHIIADGWSVHLLQEELREIYLQLTEKGKAELPPLKIQYRDYVHWERHTPGTAASKDYWLNEMKNFEAYTALPAIGTPGNSCWSSVYSDTWSGETLQQLKMVCRKAGVTLFMGISAVVSAALHYFTGDTNIWMATSVAGREHETLEAQFGFYLKTLIIGISVEKHDTYQRLLAKTRDKIVSGFRHQDFSFEALLRELPYSQRQKLSGFGVLLILQNFKGLTRTEQWGGKLKFTRQTSAAAPDVADLQLEFVEMDEELELNVIYNPQRNSEQQIIAFVTLLRRLVAQAAENLENQVSGICPLLPAEIIHLRQLGTGPKYAVVQPSVVHMLVDTAASRPSHTAISCNTVVLTFDAFEKKSNQLSRYLKGALGVGKEEVIAVCVSRDERLPVILTGILKSGAAFLPIDKDTPAHRAVYMLYDSQARLLITDEFIDGWNGMQLLGTTLFAASGDYPGTMLRALPDAADLAYVLYTSGSTGEPKGVAVTHGALVDYVTTFNGFFKLTAADIMVQQSSIAFDTSLEEIFPVLAAGGRLVIFPAGGRNIEGLCDVMNREHITLLSTTPLVLRALSGLHNACQLKLRAVISGGDRLHHADISGLADHIPVYNTYGPSETTICVSFVRVERGHTAIPIGKVINNHVAYILNKDQQLLPLGAVGELCIGGAGVARGYINKPALNTEKFVESPFDPGQRLYRTGDQVMWLEDGNLQFIGRQDSQVKVNGHRIELGEVEKTILKFDGVEQVAVLFESAAGHLVCYYSGTVEVKMLQEYLARMLPYYMLPHYYHQLHDWPLTVQGKTDRMYLLGIMNDIIARPVYEPPVTAMERAIASKWEEVLGTAGFGVNDNFFALGGDSFKVLRIINWLKNTCCVNISFIDFFNRPTIKWLAANADTSPAGMMAIPPAPAGDPAPLSYEQERLWFLQQLYPEDTSYNMMGVYHLKGVVDVPLLEESISQLLLRHEVLRTSFPSRNGIPYQQVNEAPSFRIVVRDISAAELPSLVAAESRHVFDLEKDLLFRVCLFREDEQTSHLCFNLHHIIHDGWSVGLLVRELTDIYRRLQQGMSAGPVTHLQYRDFACWQRSEWPLHRREPAMAYWAERLRDIPTEIPLPADRPRSTFSGRGGEIIQVPGRGLQESLQSFSTREGYTPFMVMLGCFQLLQHRYSGSAVLCVGTTLANRLHPQLEHMLGMVVNTLPVRSDANGDETVRQYLDQVRARSLEVYHYQDTPLSQLVEMVQPDRSLRHTPLFQTIFNFLEEEKEQLCLPGLEVVREAVHNGTAKFDLSLTVQRGADGLLQLHWEYSSDLYDRSSVERMSGHYERLLSAMLAAPASPVGDLVYLSLEEQRQLADDFGRGPAVELSPLLLHELFTQQAALHRDSIAVSANDISVSYGQLDSRSDLLAAWLRHDCGVVPGQLIGIWMDKTEWPLVAMLGILKAGGAYVPLDRDHPRERLDYIIRDTAMKVVLCDRAVEDAFDGSGLEIIDMPALWPSILAGATVVAPVRRHQGQAACVLYTSGTTGRPKGVHVPHGGLVNTVLYGPGERRAGERVLQFASLNFDVSIYEIFITWSSGGTLVIANRSLVRDIDRFCDDITRRNITFLILTASVIRLLNRHALPTVGQMISTGEAAEPADAVYYSKTKRFYNAYGPTECCIYATAHEVTDEQPVVPIGRPLANNHIQIVDSRGQLQPVGVTGELYVSGADWRMVTLMTLP, encoded by the coding sequence ATGTTACCGTTCAACTTTGGAAACCTTACGTTGGTAGATGCTATTCTTGAGAGCATAAAAAACCCTGAAACCGGTATACTGTTTATAAAGCCAAACAGGAAAGAAGTATTTCTTTCTTATGCGGCCCTTTACCAAAACGCCTGCATGATGCTTTATCATCTTCAGGCTCACGATGTTAAAAAGGGAGACGATATTATCTTCCAGTTAGACGATAACGAACATTTGTTATGTTTATTCTGGGCGTGTTTGTTAGGAGGTATACGGCCCATTCCTGTCTCTTTTTCAAATCAGCAGAATTTTCTGCAAAAGGTGGTGAATATCCGCAAAACTCTCAATGGGGCCGCCGTTGTTGTGGAAAAAAAGAATAGCGTCATCCTGTATGATTTTTTTCGGCAGGAGACAGATACTGCCAATAGTTGCCATGATGGAGTGTTAATTTATGAAGACCTGGCTGCTGATGCTCCGCAAGGAGATGCGGCGACAATACTGCCGGCAGATATTGCGTTTATTCAGTATTCATCAGGATCTACGGGCACACCGAAAGGAGTGGTGCTTACACATGCCAATCTTATTGCCAATGTTACAGATATTATAGATAGATCGGCCATTACAGGCGCAGATGTTCAGCTTAGCTGGATGCCGCTTACACACGATATGGGAATGATCTGTTTCCACCTGGCGGGAATAGTGGCAGGTATCAATCAGATACTGATGCCGGCAAACCTTTTTGTAAAGGATCCGTTATCCTGGATGGAATTAACTCATAGAAAAAGAGCCACGCTTTTATATTCTCCCAATTTCGGTTACCATTACCTTACGGCTGCAATGGACGCTGGAACGGATTATGGATGGGACCTGAAGTGCATAAGGTTGATCTATAATGGTGCAGAACTTATTTCAGAGGAGGTGGTGGGTAATTTTATGCGTGCGTTGTCCCGTTATGGACTTGCTGAAAATGTCATGTATCCTGGTTATGGTTTGGCGGAGGCCTCCGTTTCCGTATCGCTCGGTACTCCGGGTGAAACGCCGGTATGGGTGCTGGTAGACAGGCGTAGCCTTAATACCGGCGAACGTGTTGTTTTTCCTCCGGAAGAAGAGGCCGGCAGCGGATTTAATGTGAAGTTTGCATCACTGGGTTATCCAATGAGGACCTGCCGGTTGCAGGTATGCGCAGATGATGATAAGGTACTACCGGATGACTGCGTTGGTCATATTCAGATAAAAGGCGATAATGTCACCGACGGGTATTATCATAATGAAACAGAGACCCGTAAAAAGTTCACCACAGACGGGTGGCTAAGAACAGGAGACATCGGCTTTCTGCATAAGGGAAGGCTTGTTGTTATTGGACGTTACTCCAATATTATCATTATAAACGGCCAGAACTACTACCCGGAAGATATCCAGCGGATAGCCGATAAAATACTGGGTGATAAGCCGGGAAGATGCGTGGCCGCAGCTTACAGGGAAATCGGCGACCCAACTGATAAGCTCATCCTGTTTGTTGTTGTAAAATCCAGTCTTGAAGCATTTGCAAAAAATGCGGCTGTACTCCGGCGGCGGATGTCAGAAGAAGCGGAACTGGTTATTCATGATGTCGTTCCTGTCAGGAAGATCCCGAAAACGACCAGTGGGAAAATTCAGGTGTTTCAGCTCCTGGAAAACTTTCGTAGCGGCGTTTATCATAAAGATCATACCCGGCTTGTTTCACTGATGGAGCAAGAGAATAATGACCTGCTGGCACCGGGAAGTATCAGCGCGCTATTTGAAGAGGTAACCGGCAAACGACCACCGGATATAGATGCCGATATTTGGAACACAGGTCTGAATAGCTTACACGCGGTTTCATTTGCCAGCCGGTTAGGCGCAAAATTCGGGGTAAGCGTAAAGATAAGCGATCTGTTTATCCATTCCACGTTTGCGGCTATCGGTAGGTTTGTTCAGGGAGCGGAGCGCTGTGATGGTCCCGATATACCGAAAAGCCCCCTTACTGCCAGCTTTCCATTGTCAGAAGGACAAAAAAGATTATACCACTTTTATCAGCTGAGAGGACAGGCGTTTAACAACACTATCTTACAGATAGCAGAAGTGAGCGGTGAGCTGGATATATCTTATCTGGAGAAAGCGTTACAATATCTGATCAACCGGCATGAAAGTCTGCGTACTGTGTTTACAGATGACGACGGAGAAGTGCGCCAGAATACCAGAGAGAAGAGAGAACAGTCTTTTACGCTCAAACTGATGGATCTTACCCGGAATACAGCAGTTGCGTGCTCCGATGCAATATGGGCTGAGCAGCAGGTACCTTTTTCGCTGGAAAAAGGCCCGCTGCTGCGGGCTGTACTGATCCGAACCGCGGCTGACCGTTACACCTTTTTACTGCATGTGCATCATATTATTGCTGATGGATGGTCGGTCCATTTGTTACAGGAAGAGCTGCGGGAAATATATCTGCAACTGACAGAAAAGGGAAAGGCTGAATTGCCTCCGCTGAAAATACAATACAGGGATTATGTCCATTGGGAGCGCCACACTCCCGGCACCGCTGCGTCGAAGGACTATTGGCTGAATGAAATGAAAAATTTTGAAGCATACACGGCATTGCCTGCTATCGGTACGCCTGGTAATAGCTGCTGGAGTAGCGTGTATTCAGATACCTGGAGCGGGGAAACGTTACAGCAGCTTAAAATGGTATGCCGGAAAGCAGGCGTTACCCTTTTTATGGGCATTAGTGCGGTGGTCAGCGCGGCATTGCATTATTTCACAGGAGACACAAACATCTGGATGGCCACCAGTGTCGCCGGCCGGGAACATGAAACACTGGAAGCGCAGTTTGGCTTTTATCTGAAAACACTGATCATCGGTATTTCAGTGGAGAAGCACGACACCTACCAGCGTTTATTGGCAAAAACCAGAGACAAGATAGTAAGCGGATTTCGACACCAGGATTTTTCTTTTGAAGCGCTATTGCGGGAATTGCCCTACAGCCAGCGGCAAAAGCTTTCAGGATTCGGTGTACTGCTTATACTGCAGAATTTCAAAGGGCTCACACGTACTGAGCAGTGGGGCGGAAAGCTGAAATTTACACGGCAAACTTCTGCTGCCGCACCTGATGTGGCAGACCTGCAACTGGAATTTGTAGAGATGGATGAAGAGCTGGAGTTGAATGTGATATACAACCCACAGCGGAACAGCGAACAGCAGATCATCGCTTTTGTAACCTTACTGCGTCGCCTTGTCGCTCAGGCAGCAGAAAACCTGGAAAATCAGGTGAGTGGTATATGCCCGCTTTTACCAGCTGAAATCATCCATCTCAGGCAGCTGGGAACCGGGCCGAAGTATGCCGTTGTTCAGCCCTCGGTAGTGCACATGCTGGTTGATACTGCTGCCAGTCGTCCGTCACATACGGCAATAAGCTGTAATACGGTAGTATTGACGTTTGACGCTTTTGAGAAAAAAAGCAATCAATTGTCAAGATACCTGAAAGGCGCGCTCGGTGTTGGAAAAGAAGAGGTGATCGCCGTATGTGTCAGTCGGGATGAACGCCTGCCGGTAATACTTACAGGCATCCTTAAATCCGGCGCGGCATTTTTGCCTATAGATAAAGATACTCCTGCCCATCGTGCTGTCTATATGTTATATGACAGTCAGGCCAGATTGCTCATAACAGATGAATTTATCGACGGCTGGAATGGTATGCAATTACTAGGAACGACGCTTTTTGCGGCATCCGGCGATTATCCCGGTACCATGCTGCGCGCATTGCCTGATGCTGCTGATCTGGCTTATGTGCTCTATACATCAGGGAGCACCGGAGAACCCAAAGGCGTTGCTGTGACGCATGGGGCTCTGGTTGATTATGTGACCACCTTCAACGGCTTTTTTAAATTGACAGCAGCGGATATAATGGTCCAGCAATCGTCAATAGCTTTCGATACCTCTCTGGAGGAAATTTTTCCGGTGCTCGCTGCAGGCGGCAGGTTGGTGATATTCCCGGCGGGAGGCCGTAATATTGAAGGCCTGTGCGATGTTATGAACCGTGAACACATCACACTGTTGAGCACCACGCCGCTGGTACTCAGAGCGCTGAGTGGGTTGCACAATGCTTGTCAACTTAAACTGAGGGCTGTTATCAGCGGGGGGGATCGATTGCATCATGCTGATATTTCAGGCCTGGCAGACCATATACCCGTCTATAATACCTATGGCCCGTCGGAAACTACTATCTGTGTGAGCTTTGTGAGAGTTGAAAGAGGACATACGGCGATCCCTATCGGAAAGGTGATTAATAATCATGTGGCTTATATTCTCAACAAAGATCAGCAGCTGCTGCCACTGGGGGCTGTCGGGGAATTATGTATCGGGGGCGCTGGTGTTGCCAGAGGATATATTAACAAACCAGCATTAAATACGGAAAAGTTTGTTGAGAGTCCCTTCGATCCCGGCCAGCGGTTGTACCGTACCGGTGATCAGGTGATGTGGCTGGAGGATGGTAATCTGCAGTTTATCGGAAGACAGGACTCGCAGGTAAAGGTAAACGGGCATAGGATTGAACTGGGGGAGGTAGAGAAGACCATTCTGAAGTTCGATGGTGTTGAACAGGTGGCGGTACTTTTTGAATCTGCCGCTGGCCATCTGGTTTGTTATTATAGTGGTACTGTTGAAGTGAAGATGCTGCAGGAGTATCTTGCCCGGATGTTACCATATTACATGCTCCCTCATTATTATCATCAACTGCATGACTGGCCATTGACGGTCCAGGGTAAAACAGACCGGATGTACCTGCTTGGAATAATGAATGATATCATCGCCAGGCCTGTGTATGAACCTCCTGTTACCGCTATGGAACGAGCGATAGCCTCGAAATGGGAAGAAGTGTTGGGGACTGCCGGTTTTGGTGTTAACGATAATTTTTTTGCACTTGGCGGAGATTCTTTCAAAGTACTCAGGATTATCAATTGGTTGAAGAATACCTGTTGTGTAAATATCTCTTTTATAGACTTTTTCAACAGGCCTACTATCAAGTGGCTGGCTGCCAATGCTGATACGTCTCCGGCCGGTATGATGGCGATCCCGCCTGCACCAGCCGGCGATCCTGCGCCATTGTCCTATGAGCAGGAGCGGCTTTGGTTTTTACAACAGCTGTATCCGGAAGACACCTCTTATAACATGATGGGGGTTTACCACCTGAAAGGCGTGGTGGACGTCCCATTGCTGGAGGAGAGCATATCGCAGCTGTTGTTGCGCCATGAGGTGCTTCGCACCAGTTTCCCCAGCCGCAACGGTATCCCGTACCAGCAGGTAAATGAGGCGCCGTCTTTCCGAATAGTGGTCCGCGATATCAGTGCCGCCGAACTGCCTTCGCTGGTGGCAGCGGAAAGCCGTCATGTATTTGACCTGGAAAAGGATTTGTTGTTCCGTGTCTGTTTGTTCCGGGAAGATGAACAAACCAGCCATCTCTGTTTCAATCTTCATCATATTATCCATGATGGCTGGTCTGTCGGGCTGCTGGTGCGGGAGTTGACGGATATATACCGGCGCCTGCAACAAGGAATGTCTGCCGGTCCTGTGACGCATTTGCAGTACCGGGATTTTGCCTGTTGGCAGCGGAGTGAGTGGCCGTTGCATCGCAGGGAGCCAGCGATGGCCTACTGGGCAGAGCGGCTGCGTGACATACCCACAGAGATACCGTTACCTGCAGACCGTCCGCGGAGTACTTTCAGCGGCCGCGGCGGAGAAATAATACAGGTGCCCGGGCGTGGGCTGCAGGAGTCGTTGCAGTCGTTCAGCACGCGGGAGGGCTATACGCCGTTTATGGTGATGCTGGGCTGTTTTCAGCTGCTGCAGCACCGTTACAGCGGTTCTGCTGTTTTATGCGTGGGCACCACGCTGGCCAACAGGCTGCATCCCCAGCTGGAGCACATGCTGGGCATGGTGGTGAATACGCTTCCCGTGCGCAGTGATGCGAACGGAGACGAAACGGTCCGTCAATACCTGGACCAGGTGCGGGCCCGCAGCCTTGAGGTTTATCATTATCAGGACACGCCGTTGTCACAGCTGGTGGAGATGGTGCAACCGGACCGCAGCCTCCGGCATACGCCGCTGTTTCAGACGATATTTAATTTTCTGGAGGAGGAAAAGGAGCAGTTGTGCCTTCCCGGGCTGGAGGTTGTCCGGGAGGCGGTACATAACGGGACGGCAAAGTTTGATCTGAGCCTGACGGTGCAGCGTGGTGCAGACGGCCTGCTGCAGTTACACTGGGAATACAGCAGTGATCTGTACGACCGCAGTAGCGTGGAGCGGATGTCGGGCCATTATGAGCGGCTGTTGTCAGCGATGCTGGCTGCGCCGGCATCACCGGTAGGCGATCTGGTATATCTTTCTTTGGAAGAACAGCGCCAGCTGGCGGATGACTTTGGCCGCGGTCCGGCGGTAGAACTGTCGCCGTTATTGTTGCATGAACTGTTTACACAACAGGCAGCCCTGCACCGTGACAGCATCGCAGTCAGTGCAAATGATATCAGTGTAAGTTACGGGCAACTGGACAGCCGTTCAGACCTGCTGGCAGCCTGGCTCCGGCATGATTGCGGCGTTGTGCCGGGGCAGCTGATAGGCATCTGGATGGACAAAACGGAATGGCCGCTGGTGGCGATGCTTGGCATCCTGAAGGCCGGCGGGGCGTATGTGCCACTGGACCGGGACCATCCGCGGGAGCGGCTGGATTATATCATCAGGGACACGGCGATGAAGGTGGTACTGTGCGACCGGGCCGTGGAAGATGCGTTTGACGGGAGCGGGTTAGAAATAATCGAT
- a CDS encoding M28 family peptidase — protein MDIIRKAEIDSNRIKEHIGFLSAGVRQSRANLKHLDSSMEFIIGKFKAEGLDVSTQPVSKGKIKGNNIIGKIRGTASTDSILVVCAHYDTVWMSPGADDNASGVAALIELAGILSKIPIKKTVWLVATDMEEDGMVGSRFLAVENKDKIAAAINLDMIGYATETPGSQQFPRQLKENYAAIHDRLQAEGMKANFILNFSNANSAALRNAFDSLSRQYVPGMKTVTLEVTDDGKQFPWLFRASDHVSFWDQGIPAISVGDTAGLRNGGYHSRKDHMTALNYEFLTGVIRATLATVLAHSGDLTN, from the coding sequence GTGGACATCATCCGCAAGGCGGAAATAGACAGTAACAGGATCAAGGAGCACATTGGCTTTCTGTCGGCTGGCGTCAGGCAAAGCCGCGCCAATTTGAAACATCTGGACAGTTCCATGGAATTTATCATTGGTAAATTTAAGGCAGAAGGTCTGGATGTCAGCACTCAGCCTGTATCCAAAGGAAAAATAAAAGGGAATAATATTATCGGAAAAATAAGGGGAACAGCTTCAACAGATTCCATATTGGTTGTTTGCGCACATTATGATACGGTATGGATGAGCCCCGGCGCGGATGATAATGCCTCCGGCGTTGCCGCGTTGATTGAACTGGCTGGTATATTGTCAAAAATACCAATAAAAAAAACGGTATGGTTGGTAGCTACCGACATGGAGGAGGATGGGATGGTGGGAAGCAGGTTTTTAGCCGTTGAGAACAAAGATAAAATAGCAGCAGCTATAAATCTGGATATGATTGGTTATGCTACAGAAACTCCGGGTTCGCAACAATTCCCCCGGCAACTGAAGGAAAATTATGCTGCTATTCATGATCGCCTGCAGGCAGAAGGAATGAAAGCTAACTTTATTCTGAACTTCTCCAATGCTAACTCCGCCGCGCTGAGAAATGCTTTTGATAGCCTTAGTCGCCAATATGTGCCCGGTATGAAGACGGTGACCCTTGAAGTAACGGACGACGGGAAACAGTTTCCCTGGCTGTTCCGGGCAAGTGATCATGTTAGTTTCTGGGACCAGGGTATCCCCGCAATTTCTGTCGGTGACACGGCAGGACTGAGAAACGGCGGGTATCATTCCAGAAAAGATCACATGACAGCGCTCAATTATGAATTTCTTACCGGCGTTATCCGGGCTACATTGGCCACTGTTCTGGCGCATTCCGGCGATTTGACGAATTGA